One part of the Rhodococcus oxybenzonivorans genome encodes these proteins:
- a CDS encoding cysteine protease StiP family protein, which translates to MTGPTGPGPLTGPAFGSYAAEEVAWLLKDLSHVNLEADVAERERRIQAGDAHYAETLPIEYQPDVEYRELFEKVLQDSAIRLARAVGTVTELVLAERGRDITLVSLARAGTPVGVLMRRWAREVAGVALPHYAVSIVRDRGIDATALDYIAAHHDSRKVVFVDGWTGKGAIARELSQALTEYRDAGGAVFDDDLAVLADPGHCVRTFGTRDDFLIASACLNSTVSGLVSRTVLNDTLIGPGDFHGAKFYAHLAGEDVSNHLLDSVSAAFADVREHVPGDVDKLLRGDRTPTWDGWKSVEAIREQYGISTVNFVKPGVGETTRVLLRRVPWRVLVRDLDAPEHAHIRLLAAARSVPVEEVPDLAYSCMGLIKDVT; encoded by the coding sequence GTGACAGGTCCGACCGGACCCGGCCCGTTGACCGGACCCGCATTCGGGTCGTACGCCGCCGAAGAGGTGGCGTGGCTGCTCAAAGACCTCTCCCACGTCAACCTCGAGGCGGACGTGGCAGAGCGGGAACGGCGCATCCAGGCGGGTGACGCCCACTACGCCGAAACCCTGCCGATCGAGTATCAGCCGGACGTCGAATACCGCGAGCTGTTCGAGAAGGTCCTGCAGGACAGTGCCATCCGACTTGCCCGGGCGGTGGGGACCGTGACCGAACTGGTCCTGGCCGAACGAGGCCGGGACATCACCCTCGTATCGCTGGCGCGCGCCGGGACCCCGGTGGGCGTGTTGATGCGGCGGTGGGCGCGCGAGGTTGCCGGAGTGGCGCTGCCCCACTACGCCGTCTCGATCGTCCGGGACCGCGGTATCGATGCGACCGCCCTTGATTATATTGCGGCGCATCATGATTCCCGCAAAGTGGTGTTCGTGGACGGCTGGACGGGTAAGGGCGCCATCGCGCGAGAGCTGTCGCAGGCGCTCACCGAGTACCGCGACGCCGGGGGTGCCGTTTTCGACGACGACCTCGCAGTCCTCGCCGACCCCGGGCACTGCGTACGCACGTTCGGCACCCGCGACGATTTCCTCATCGCCTCCGCCTGCCTCAACTCGACGGTCTCCGGACTGGTGTCGCGCACGGTCCTCAACGACACCCTGATCGGGCCGGGCGACTTCCACGGCGCCAAGTTCTACGCCCACCTCGCGGGTGAGGACGTGTCCAATCATCTCCTCGACTCCGTCTCCGCCGCTTTCGCCGATGTGCGCGAACACGTTCCCGGTGACGTGGATAAGCTACTCCGCGGTGACCGGACACCGACCTGGGACGGCTGGAAATCGGTCGAGGCAATCCGCGAGCAGTACGGAATTTCCACCGTCAACTTCGTCAAGCCGGGAGTCGGCGAGACCACCCGGGTATTGCTGCGACGCGTGCCGTGGCGTGTACTCGTTCGCGACCTCGACGCGCCTGAGCACGCGCACATTCGACTGCTCGCCGCGGCGCGCTCGGTTCCGGTGGAGGAAGTGCCCGACCTGGCGTATTCGTGCATGGGCCTCATCAAGGATGTGACATGA